One part of the Arabidopsis thaliana chromosome 1 sequence genome encodes these proteins:
- a CDS encoding 2-oxoglutarate (2OG) and Fe(II)-dependent oxygenase superfamily protein (2-oxoglutarate (2OG) and Fe(II)-dependent oxygenase superfamily protein; FUNCTIONS IN: oxidoreductase activity; INVOLVED IN: biological_process unknown; LOCATED IN: cellular_component unknown; EXPRESSED IN: 12 plant structures; EXPRESSED DURING: LP.04 four leaves visible, 4 anthesis, LP.02 two leaves visible, LP.12 twelve leaves visible, D bilateral stage; CONTAINS InterPro DOMAIN/s: Oxoglutarate/iron-dependent oxygenase (InterPro:IPR005123); BEST Arabidopsis thaliana protein match is: 2-oxoglutarate (2OG) and Fe(II)-dependent oxygenase superfamily protein (TAIR:AT2G17970.3); Has 209 Blast hits to 209 proteins in 54 species: Archae - 0; Bacteria - 7; Metazoa - 69; Fungi - 0; Plants - 120; Viruses - 0; Other Eukaryotes - 13 (source: NCBI BLink).), giving the protein MDNYSFIRQSELEIASKVNLLSKRIRSQEQEVAVDFSHMTLEDELSEEEDHKDSSREAFGSSLENHKLSRKQRTHIRAINVKRKRDFVCLEKVNGELVNILEGLELHTEVFNAAEQRRIVDKVCELQEKVQKGELKRAFTAQGKGRSTIQFGCCFNYRTSKTGNLAGILKHETVDPLPHLFKVIIRRLVKWHVLPPTCVPDCCVVNIYDEGDCIPPHIDHHDFLRPFCTVSFLSECNILFGSNLKVEETGEYSGGSYSLPLPVGSVLVLNGNGADVAKHCVPEVPTKRISITFRKMDESKWPVWYTPEPYLQGIQPLTYELKSCGSSDHVF; this is encoded by the exons ATGGACAACTATTCTTTTATCCGGCAGTCGGAACTCGAGATCGCTTCAAAAGTCAACCTTCTCTCCAAACGAATCCGCTCTCAAGAACAAG AAGTTGCTGTAGATTTTTCTCATATGACATTGGAGGATGAGCTCAGTGAGGAAGAGGATCATAAAGATTCAAGTAGAGAGGCTTTTGGTTCGAGTCTTGAGAATCATAAACTGTCGAGGAAGCAAAGAACGCATATTCGGGCGATAAAcgtgaagagaaaaagagactTTGTTTGCTTGGAGAAAGTTAATGGAGAGCTTGTTAACATACTAGAGGGACTCGAATTGCATACCGAAGTTTTTAATGCAGCGGAACAGAGAAGGATAGTTGATAAAGTGTGTGAATTGCAAGAAAAGGTTCAAAAAGGAGAACTAA AGCGTGCTTTTACTGCTCAAGGCAAAGGACGTTCAACTATTCAATTCGGCTGTTGTTTCAACTACCGTACA AGCAAAACTGGAAACCTGGCGGGGATTCTTAAACATGAAACTGTTGATCCATTGCCTCATCTTTTCAAGGTGATCATAAGAAGGTTGGTTAAATGGCATGTTCTGCCTCCAACTTGTGTTCCTGATTGTTGTGTAGTCAATATTTATGATGAAGGTGATTGCATACCTCCTCATATCGACCATCACGACTTCCTCCGCCCGTTCTGTACTGTTTCTTTCCTTAGTGAATGCAATATTCTCTTCGGATCAAACCTTAAAGTTGAGGAAACCGGTGAATATTCGGGTGGTTCATATTCATTACCGCTTCCTGTTGG ATCAGTGCTTGTGTTAAACGGGAATGGAGCTGATGTAGCTAAGCATTGTGTACCTGAAGTTCCCACGAAAAG AATATCAATCACATTTAGAAAAATGGATGAGTCAAAATGGCCAGTCTGGTACACACCAGAACCTTATTTGCAAGGGATTCAGCCATTGACATACGAGCTGAAATCTTGTGGCTCCTCTGACCATGTATTTTAG
- the CLE11 gene encoding CLAVATA3/ESR-RELATED 11 (CLAVATA3/ESR-RELATED 11 (CLE11); BEST Arabidopsis thaliana protein match is: CLAVATA3/ESR-RELATED 13 (TAIR:AT1G73965.1); Has 22 Blast hits to 22 proteins in 5 species: Archae - 0; Bacteria - 0; Metazoa - 0; Fungi - 0; Plants - 22; Viruses - 0; Other Eukaryotes - 0 (source: NCBI BLink).), which yields MTKQPKPCSFLFHISLLSALFVFLLISFAFTTSYKLKSGINSLGHKRILASNFDFTPFLKNKDRTQRQRQSPSLTVKENGFWYNDEERVVPSGPNPLHH from the coding sequence ATGACGAAACAACCTAAGCCGTGTAGTTTCCTCTTCCACATCTCTCTACTCTCTGCgttgtttgttttccttctcatttcttttgcttttacgACTTCTTACAAGCTTAAATCCGGCATTAATAGTTTAGGCCATAAGAGAATTCTAGcaagtaattttgattttactcCGTTTCTCAAGAATAAAGATCGCACTCAACGGCAACGTCAAAGTCCAAGCCTGACTGTAAAAGAAAACGGTTTCTGGTACAATGATGAGGAACGGGTGGTACCTAGCGGTCCAAACCCTTTGCATCACTAG
- a CDS encoding Oleosin family protein (Oleosin family protein; FUNCTIONS IN: molecular_function unknown; INVOLVED IN: lipid storage; LOCATED IN: monolayer-surrounded lipid storage body, integral to membrane, membrane; CONTAINS InterPro DOMAIN/s: Oleosin (InterPro:IPR000136); BEST Arabidopsis thaliana protein match is: Oleosin family protein (TAIR:AT3G18570.1); Has 346 Blast hits to 346 proteins in 48 species: Archae - 0; Bacteria - 0; Metazoa - 0; Fungi - 0; Plants - 346; Viruses - 0; Other Eukaryotes - 0 (source: NCBI BLink).) yields MADRTNPSSHTQQRPIYNSTTVPRSNTTTNHPLSSLLRQLLQSQSPNHSGQLFGFLAFFISGGILLLLTGITVTAFVLGFIAFLPLIIISSPIWIPLFLIVTGFLSLAGLILATGAVVSWLYRYFKGMHPLRSDQVDYARSRIHDTAAHVKDYAGGYFHGTLKDAAPGA; encoded by the coding sequence ATGGCTGATCGAACAAACCCTAGCAGCCACACCCAACAGAGACCCATCTATAACTCAACCACCGTCCCTCGCAgcaacaccaccaccaaccACCCCCTCTCATCTCTTCTCCGTCAGCTACTACAATCGCAGTCTCCTAATCACTCCGGTCAACTCTTCGGCTTCCTCGCATTCTTCATCTCCGGTGGAATACTCCTTTTACTCACCGGAATCACTGTCACCGCTTTCGTCCTTGGATTCATTGCTTTTCTCCCACTCATCATTATCTCAAGCCCTATTTGGATCCCTTTGTTCCTTATCGTAACCGGATTCTTGTCCCTCGCTGGACTCATCTTGGCTACAGGGGCTGTTGTGTCGTGGTTGTATCGATATTTTAAAGGCATGCATCCATTAAGGTCGGATCAGGTTGATTATGCTCGGAGTCGAATTCATGACACGGCGGCTCATGTCAAAGATTATGCTGGTGGGTACTTCCATGGTACGCTGAAAGATGCAGCACCTGGTGCATGA
- a CDS encoding 2-oxoglutarate (2OG) and Fe(II)-dependent oxygenase superfamily protein (2-oxoglutarate (2OG) and Fe(II)-dependent oxygenase superfamily protein; FUNCTIONS IN: oxidoreductase activity; INVOLVED IN: biological_process unknown; LOCATED IN: cellular_component unknown; EXPRESSED IN: 12 plant structures; EXPRESSED DURING: LP.04 four leaves visible, 4 anthesis, LP.02 two leaves visible, LP.12 twelve leaves visible, D bilateral stage; CONTAINS InterPro DOMAIN/s: Oxoglutarate/iron-dependent oxygenase (InterPro:IPR005123); BEST Arabidopsis thaliana protein match is: 2-oxoglutarate (2OG) and Fe(II)-dependent oxygenase superfamily protein (TAIR:AT2G17970.3); Has 35333 Blast hits to 34131 proteins in 2444 species: Archae - 798; Bacteria - 22429; Metazoa - 974; Fungi - 991; Plants - 531; Viruses - 0; Other Eukaryotes - 9610 (source: NCBI BLink).), translating into MDNYSFIRQSELEIASKVNLLSKRIRSQEQDFSHMTLEDELSEEEDHKDSSREAFGSSLENHKLSRKQRTHIRAINVKRKRDFVCLEKVNGELVNILEGLELHTEVFNAAEQRRIVDKVCELQEKVQKGELKRAFTAQGKGRSTIQFGCCFNYRTSKTGNLAGILKHETVDPLPHLFKVIIRRLVKWHVLPPTCVPDCCVVNIYDEGDCIPPHIDHHDFLRPFCTVSFLSECNILFGSNLKVEETGEYSGGSYSLPLPVGSVLVLNGNGADVAKHCVPEVPTKRISITFRKMDESKWPVWYTPEPYLQGIQPLTYELKSCGSSDHVF; encoded by the exons ATGGACAACTATTCTTTTATCCGGCAGTCGGAACTCGAGATCGCTTCAAAAGTCAACCTTCTCTCCAAACGAATCCGCTCTCAAGAACAAG ATTTTTCTCATATGACATTGGAGGATGAGCTCAGTGAGGAAGAGGATCATAAAGATTCAAGTAGAGAGGCTTTTGGTTCGAGTCTTGAGAATCATAAACTGTCGAGGAAGCAAAGAACGCATATTCGGGCGATAAAcgtgaagagaaaaagagactTTGTTTGCTTGGAGAAAGTTAATGGAGAGCTTGTTAACATACTAGAGGGACTCGAATTGCATACCGAAGTTTTTAATGCAGCGGAACAGAGAAGGATAGTTGATAAAGTGTGTGAATTGCAAGAAAAGGTTCAAAAAGGAGAACTAA AGCGTGCTTTTACTGCTCAAGGCAAAGGACGTTCAACTATTCAATTCGGCTGTTGTTTCAACTACCGTACA AGCAAAACTGGAAACCTGGCGGGGATTCTTAAACATGAAACTGTTGATCCATTGCCTCATCTTTTCAAGGTGATCATAAGAAGGTTGGTTAAATGGCATGTTCTGCCTCCAACTTGTGTTCCTGATTGTTGTGTAGTCAATATTTATGATGAAGGTGATTGCATACCTCCTCATATCGACCATCACGACTTCCTCCGCCCGTTCTGTACTGTTTCTTTCCTTAGTGAATGCAATATTCTCTTCGGATCAAACCTTAAAGTTGAGGAAACCGGTGAATATTCGGGTGGTTCATATTCATTACCGCTTCCTGTTGG ATCAGTGCTTGTGTTAAACGGGAATGGAGCTGATGTAGCTAAGCATTGTGTACCTGAAGTTCCCACGAAAAG AATATCAATCACATTTAGAAAAATGGATGAGTCAAAATGGCCAGTCTGGTACACACCAGAACCTTATTTGCAAGGGATTCAGCCATTGACATACGAGCTGAAATCTTGTGGCTCCTCTGACCATGTATTTTAG
- a CDS encoding 2-oxoglutarate (2OG) and Fe(II)-dependent oxygenase superfamily protein (2-oxoglutarate (2OG) and Fe(II)-dependent oxygenase superfamily protein; FUNCTIONS IN: oxidoreductase activity; INVOLVED IN: biological_process unknown; LOCATED IN: cellular_component unknown; EXPRESSED IN: 12 plant structures; EXPRESSED DURING: LP.04 four leaves visible, 4 anthesis, LP.02 two leaves visible, LP.12 twelve leaves visible, D bilateral stage; CONTAINS InterPro DOMAIN/s: Oxoglutarate/iron-dependent oxygenase (InterPro:IPR005123); BEST Arabidopsis thaliana protein match is: 2-oxoglutarate (2OG) and Fe(II)-dependent oxygenase superfamily protein (TAIR:AT2G17970.3); Has 30201 Blast hits to 17322 proteins in 780 species: Archae - 12; Bacteria - 1396; Metazoa - 17338; Fungi - 3422; Plants - 5037; Viruses - 0; Other Eukaryotes - 2996 (source: NCBI BLink).) gives MDNYSFIRQSELEIASKVNLLSKRIRSQEQEVAVDFSHMTLEDELSEEEDHKDSSREAFGSSLENHKLSRKQRTHIRAINVKRKRDFVCLEKVNGELVNILEGLELHTEVFNAAEQRRIVDKVCELQEKVQKGELKRAFTAQGKGRSTIQFGCCFNYRTSKTGNLAGILKHETVDPLPHLFKVIIRRLVKWHVLPPTCVPDCCVVNIYDEGDCIPPHIDHHDFLRPFCTVSFLSECNILFGSNLKVEETGEYSGGSYSLPLPVGSVLVLNGNGADVAKHCVPEVPTKRKMDESKWPVWYTPEPYLQGIQPLTYELKSCGSSDHVF, from the exons ATGGACAACTATTCTTTTATCCGGCAGTCGGAACTCGAGATCGCTTCAAAAGTCAACCTTCTCTCCAAACGAATCCGCTCTCAAGAACAAG AAGTTGCTGTAGATTTTTCTCATATGACATTGGAGGATGAGCTCAGTGAGGAAGAGGATCATAAAGATTCAAGTAGAGAGGCTTTTGGTTCGAGTCTTGAGAATCATAAACTGTCGAGGAAGCAAAGAACGCATATTCGGGCGATAAAcgtgaagagaaaaagagactTTGTTTGCTTGGAGAAAGTTAATGGAGAGCTTGTTAACATACTAGAGGGACTCGAATTGCATACCGAAGTTTTTAATGCAGCGGAACAGAGAAGGATAGTTGATAAAGTGTGTGAATTGCAAGAAAAGGTTCAAAAAGGAGAACTAA AGCGTGCTTTTACTGCTCAAGGCAAAGGACGTTCAACTATTCAATTCGGCTGTTGTTTCAACTACCGTACA AGCAAAACTGGAAACCTGGCGGGGATTCTTAAACATGAAACTGTTGATCCATTGCCTCATCTTTTCAAGGTGATCATAAGAAGGTTGGTTAAATGGCATGTTCTGCCTCCAACTTGTGTTCCTGATTGTTGTGTAGTCAATATTTATGATGAAGGTGATTGCATACCTCCTCATATCGACCATCACGACTTCCTCCGCCCGTTCTGTACTGTTTCTTTCCTTAGTGAATGCAATATTCTCTTCGGATCAAACCTTAAAGTTGAGGAAACCGGTGAATATTCGGGTGGTTCATATTCATTACCGCTTCCTGTTGG ATCAGTGCTTGTGTTAAACGGGAATGGAGCTGATGTAGCTAAGCATTGTGTACCTGAAGTTCCCACGAAAAG AAAAATGGATGAGTCAAAATGGCCAGTCTGGTACACACCAGAACCTTATTTGCAAGGGATTCAGCCATTGACATACGAGCTGAAATCTTGTGGCTCCTCTGACCATGTATTTTAG
- a CDS encoding Duplicated homeodomain-like superfamily protein (Duplicated homeodomain-like superfamily protein; CONTAINS InterPro DOMAIN/s: Molecular chaperone, heat shock protein, Hsp40, DnaJ (InterPro:IPR015609), SANT, eukarya (InterPro:IPR017884), Myb-like DNA-binding domain, SHAQKYF class (InterPro:IPR006447), SANT, DNA-binding (InterPro:IPR001005), Myb, DNA-binding (InterPro:IPR014778), Homeodomain-like (InterPro:IPR009057), HTH transcriptional regulator, Myb-type, DNA-binding (InterPro:IPR017930); BEST Arabidopsis thaliana protein match is: Duplicated homeodomain-like superfamily protein (TAIR:AT5G08520.1); Has 2158 Blast hits to 2138 proteins in 225 species: Archae - 0; Bacteria - 22; Metazoa - 311; Fungi - 95; Plants - 1498; Viruses - 2; Other Eukaryotes - 230 (source: NCBI BLink).), translating into MESVVATWSREEEKAFENAIALHCVEEEITEDQWNKMSSMVPSKALEEVKKHYQILLEDVKAIENGQVPLPRYHHRKGLIVDEAAAAATSPANRDSHSSGSSEKKPNPGTSGISSSNGGRSGGSRAEQERRKGIPWTEEEHRLFLLGLDKFGKGDWRSISRNFVISRTPTQVASHAQKYFIRLNSMNRDRRRSSIHDITTVNNQAPAVTGGGQQPQVVKHRPAQPQPQPQPQPQQHHPPTMAGLGMYGGAPVGQPIIAPPDHMGSAVGTPVMLPPPMGTHHHHHHHHLGVAPYAVPAYPVPPLPQQHPAPSTMH; encoded by the exons ATGGAGAGTGTGGTGGCAACATggagcagagaagaagagaaagcattCGAGAACGCAATTGCGTTGCATTGTGTAGAGGAAGAGATAACAGAGGATCAATGGAACAAAATGTCGTCAATGGTACCAAGCAAAGCCTtagaagaagtaaagaaacaTTACCAAATCCTTTTAGAAGATGTCAAAGCAATCGAGAATGGTCAAGTTCCTTTACCTCGTTATCATCACCGCAAAGGTCTCATCGTAGAtgaagcagcagcagcagctacTTCTCCTGCCAACAGAGACTCTCATTCCTCTGGATCATCtgagaagaaaccaaatccTGGCACCTCCGGGATAAGTAGCTCCAATGGAGGAAGAAGTGGTGGCTCGAGAGCTGagcaagagagaagaaaagggaTTCCATGGACTGAAGAAGAGCatcg gttgtttcttttgggtttggaCAAGTTTGGGAAAGGAGATTGGAGAAGCATTTCAAGGAACTTTGTGATCTCAAGAACTCCAACACAAGTTGCAAGTCATGCTCAAAAATACTTCATCAGGCTTAACTCGATGAACCGAGATAGAAGGCGGTCTAGCATTCACGACATCACCACTGTGAACAATCAAGCTCCTGCGGTTACAGGAGGAGGACAACAACCGCAAGTGGTTAAACATAGACCAGCTCAGCCACAACCACAGCCACAACCGCAaccacaacaacatcatccCCCAACAATGGCTGGATTAGGGATGTATGGTGGTGCGCCAGTGGGACAACCGATCATCGCACCACCTGATCATATGGGTTCAGCTGTTGGAACACCTGTGATGCTTCCACCTCCAATGggaactcatcatcatcaccatcaccatcatcttGGAGTTGCTCCTTATGCTGTACCGGCTTATCCGGTACCGCCATTACCGCAGCAACATCCAGCTCCGTCGACAATGCACTGA
- a CDS encoding DPP6 N-terminal domain-like protein (DPP6 N-terminal domain-like protein; FUNCTIONS IN: RNA binding, translation initiation factor activity; INVOLVED IN: translational initiation; LOCATED IN: cellular_component unknown; CONTAINS InterPro DOMAIN/s: Eukaryotic translation initiation factor 2A, central region (InterPro:IPR013979), Translation initiation factor eIF-3b (InterPro:IPR011400); BEST Arabidopsis thaliana protein match is: eukaryotic translation initiation factor 3B-2 (TAIR:AT5G25780.1); Has 427 Blast hits to 427 proteins in 208 species: Archae - 0; Bacteria - 0; Metazoa - 141; Fungi - 167; Plants - 63; Viruses - 0; Other Eukaryotes - 56 (source: NCBI BLink).) — MAGVDGHVVDNSWPIIRWAGGKDDKYFATLIKNTTATQEGAAVNFDDVVGMSWSPTEPILSLLKGDVKNQPKKVVFLQIPGYVELMHKDILSVSDCKMYWQSKGKYLAVQVTRHTCSLFELFRFNKVQGITTEALEVDEKILAFAWEPSGHRFAVIHGDQSKPNVSFYSMETPQNPGKVSKLATFDDKEADALFWSPRGKHIVLAGLKAASMAISSFSTWISLRCSR; from the exons ATGGCTGGAGTAGATGGTCATGTTGTTGACAACTCATGGCCTATAATTAG aTGGGCTGGGGGAAAAGATGATAAATACTTTGCCACACTTATCAAAAACACT ACTGCTACGCAAGAAGGCGCGGCTGTGAattttgatgatgttgtgGGCATGTCTTGGTCTCCTACTGAACCAATCCTTTCACTGTTGAAAGGGGATGTCAAGAACCAGCCTAAAAAGGTTGTTTTTCTGCAAATACCGGGCTATGTGGAGCTGATGCACAAGGATATTCTCAGCGTTAGCGACTGTAAGATGTACTGGCAGAGCAAAGGAAAGTATCTTGCTGTCCAAGTTACTCGACATACGTGCTCTCTGTTTGAGCTTTTCCGCTTCAATAAGGTACAAGGCATTACCACCGAGGCTCTTGAAGTGGATGAGAAAATCCTTGCTTTCGCGTGGGAGCCGAGCGGTCACAGGTTTGCCGTGATTCACGGAGATCAATCAAAGCCAAATGTCAGTTTCTATTCTATGGAGACACCCCAAAACCCTGGAAAAGTTTCAAAGCTAGCTACCTTTGACGACAAGGAAGCTGATGCTCTCTTCTGGTCGCCAAGAGGCAAGCACATCGTTCTCGCTGGTTTGAAAGCTGCTTCAATGGCCATCTCGAGTTTTTCGACGTGGATAAGCTTGAGATGTAGTAGGTAG
- a CDS encoding uncharacterized protein (unknown protein; FUNCTIONS IN: molecular_function unknown; INVOLVED IN: biological_process unknown; LOCATED IN: chloroplast; EXPRESSED IN: stem; BEST Arabidopsis thaliana protein match is: unknown protein (TAIR:AT3G18560.1); Has 105 Blast hits to 105 proteins in 13 species: Archae - 0; Bacteria - 0; Metazoa - 0; Fungi - 0; Plants - 105; Viruses - 0; Other Eukaryotes - 0 (source: NCBI BLink).) has translation MDRSTPEHNSSPSHKRLSVSFLVSMMVLCARHANRLSKKLKLKSKKRTCSGGEGGGERFRWNMISSSMSSPRPKELFTTLSNKAMTMVRRKNPPEEKATAMEEEHGLWQREILMGGKCEPLDFSGVIYYDSNGRLLNEVPPRSPRGTPLPSYPTRS, from the coding sequence ATGGACCGATCAACGCCGGAACATAACTCATCTCCCTCACACAAGCGTCTAAGCGTGAGCTTTCTCGTCTCAATGATGGTTCTCTGCGCCAGGCATGCGAATCGGCTCTCGAAGAAACTAAAGCTGAAGTCAAAGAAGCGAACTTGCAGCGGCGGAGAGGGTGGAGGAGAAAGATTCCGATGGAATATGATAAGCTCGTCGATGAGTTCTCCTCGGCCAAAAGAGTTGTTCACGACTTTAAGCAACAAGGCGATGACCATGGTCCGCCGGAAAAACCCGCCGGAGGAAAAAGCAACCGCCATGGAGGAGGAGCATGGCCTTTGGCAGAGAGAGATATTGATGGGAGGCAAATGTGAGCCGTTGGATTTCTCGGGTGTGATATATTACGACTCTAACGGACGGCTATTAAACGAAGTGCCACCGAGATCACCACGTGGCACTCCATTACCCAGTTACCCGACCCGTTCTTAA
- a CDS encoding 2-oxoglutarate (2OG) and Fe(II)-dependent oxygenase superfamily protein (2-oxoglutarate (2OG) and Fe(II)-dependent oxygenase superfamily protein; INVOLVED IN: biological_process unknown; LOCATED IN: cellular_component unknown; EXPRESSED IN: 12 plant structures; EXPRESSED DURING: LP.04 four leaves visible, 4 anthesis, LP.02 two leaves visible, LP.12 twelve leaves visible, D bilateral stage; BEST Arabidopsis thaliana protein match is: 2-oxoglutarate (2OG) and Fe(II)-dependent oxygenase superfamily protein (TAIR:AT2G17970.3); Has 30201 Blast hits to 17322 proteins in 780 species: Archae - 12; Bacteria - 1396; Metazoa - 17338; Fungi - 3422; Plants - 5037; Viruses - 0; Other Eukaryotes - 2996 (source: NCBI BLink).), which translates to MDNYSFIRQSELEIASKVNLLSKRIRSQEQEVAVDFSHMTLEDELSEEEDHKDSSREAFGSSLENHKLSRKQRTHIRAINVKRKRDFVCLEKVNGELVNILEGLELHTEVFNAAEQRRIVDKVCELQEKVQKGELKRAFTAQGKGRSTIQFGCCFNYRTSKTGNLAGILKHETVDPLPHLFKVIAYLLISTITTSSARSVLFLSLVNAIFSSDQTLKLRKPVNIRVVHIHYRFLLDQCLC; encoded by the exons ATGGACAACTATTCTTTTATCCGGCAGTCGGAACTCGAGATCGCTTCAAAAGTCAACCTTCTCTCCAAACGAATCCGCTCTCAAGAACAAG AAGTTGCTGTAGATTTTTCTCATATGACATTGGAGGATGAGCTCAGTGAGGAAGAGGATCATAAAGATTCAAGTAGAGAGGCTTTTGGTTCGAGTCTTGAGAATCATAAACTGTCGAGGAAGCAAAGAACGCATATTCGGGCGATAAAcgtgaagagaaaaagagactTTGTTTGCTTGGAGAAAGTTAATGGAGAGCTTGTTAACATACTAGAGGGACTCGAATTGCATACCGAAGTTTTTAATGCAGCGGAACAGAGAAGGATAGTTGATAAAGTGTGTGAATTGCAAGAAAAGGTTCAAAAAGGAGAACTAA AGCGTGCTTTTACTGCTCAAGGCAAAGGACGTTCAACTATTCAATTCGGCTGTTGTTTCAACTACCGTACA AGCAAAACTGGAAACCTGGCGGGGATTCTTAAACATGAAACTGTTGATCCATTGCCTCATCTTTTCAAG GTGATTGCATACCTCCTCATATCGACCATCACGACTTCCTCCGCCCGTTCTGTACTGTTTCTTTCCTTAGTGAATGCAATATTCTCTTCGGATCAAACCTTAAAGTTGAGGAAACCGGTGAATATTCGGGTGGTTCATATTCATTACCGCTTCCTGTTGG ATCAGTGCTTGTGTTAA